The sequence CCTTGGCAACATAGCCCGAACCGAGTCTCCTCGCCAGTGCTTGCACGGCTTCGGGGGCGTGGTATATATCATCAAACTTCAAGTGAAGTCCATCGACCGCCCCGCCCGTTCGAAACAAAGTTTTTGCGTCGTCTATATGAATTAGAGTGAGGTACTGATCAACTTGCGCCCCAGCTTCGAACACCCCCACAAGCGTAAATCGCTTGGCGCGAGGGAAAATTCCAGCAGGCGTAACAGACACCTGCGGCAAGGTGACAGACACCTTGTCTCCAGTCGTTACCCCCAAAAACCGTGCAATCAGGCTACCCATAACAATGCCGTACTCTCCCGGCTTAAGTTCGGCCATATCTCCCACAAGCATGAATTGGTTGACAACCGAAATCGCAGACTCGTACTGCGGATCGATACCTTCAATCTGAATCGGTTTGACATTGCCTGCATAGCTAAGCAAACCCTGCCCTTCAATATAGGGAGCGAAGGCTTTCAGCTCTGGCGTGTTAGCGATTTTCTCGCCCAGCGCAGGCCAGTCATGCAATGGCGTTGACGTCGATAGAAAACCGTGCGGCACCACACGCAGCAAGCGCTGCTTAAGTTCGTGATCGAAGCCGTTCATTACCGATAAAACGACAATCAGCGCGAACACGCCCAGCGCCATTCCGCCAAGCGCGAACAGGCTTACGAACGAGATAAACCCGTTGCGGCGCTTCGCGCGGATGTAGCGTAAACCGATGAATAACGGTAATGATGGGGAAGTCTGTGCGATCATGGCGCGATTAAACAGAAGAAAACGCTAACTAACAAGGTCTACTATTCTTAGTGAGACATGTATGGTGGAAAAAGCACAAAAAATGACCGAGCTAACGCAGAAACAGGCAGACCAAGGATCGCGTGAGAAACGGGATTTTTTCCGCATCAGTCACGACGTAATTTTTGACCACAAAGTCGTCGACGCGTATACAGCGGAGCACGATAGTCCGGAAATTCTGTTTGACGATGCCGTGTCTCTTGGCATTATCAACGAGCTGAGACGCTTGGACCGCGACGCCAGCCAAACGTTACGGGCTCTGAGTGAAAAAAATAGGCTGATTGGCGACTATTTGCAGATTGTGAACAGCAAGATCGACCTTCTGGCCCGCCATGCGCTGTTCCACCAAACAGAAAAAGCGCGTGAGAAACCCAAAACACGCATTAATTTGAGTGAAGACGGGCTCGCCTTCATCGTGGAACGTGCGCTTTACAAAGGTAACTACCTGGCAATTCGCATGATATTTTTGCCCAACTATGTTCCCGTGGTAGTCTTCGCCAAAGTCATTCGCTGCGAAGCGAAAGGCGATCAATATCAGGTTGCGGCGCGATTTCACAGAATTAGCGACAAAGATCGGCAAGAATTATCGCGTCAAATTCTGCGGGCACAAATCTCGCAAAAACAAGCTCCCTAGCAATAGAGTGAATGCGGATACATGCCGCATGAAAATAAGGTCTAACGAGGATATTTCATGACCCCAGTTAAAATCGCCGTCCTGTCGAGCCTGCTTGCTCTGAGTGTTGATGTTGCTGTGGCGGACACACTGCAAATGCCAGACGCCTCAGCCGCATCAGAAAAGTGGAACCAGCCGGTACCGCAAAAAGGGTTGTCCAAGTCCCAGGTTGAAGCAAAATTTGGCAACCCAGCCAGCCGGAGCGGCCCGACAGGAACGCCCCCTATCTAC comes from Teredinibacter turnerae and encodes:
- a CDS encoding lipoprotein-releasing ABC transporter permease subunit, which translates into the protein MIAQTSPSLPLFIGLRYIRAKRRNGFISFVSLFALGGMALGVFALIVVLSVMNGFDHELKQRLLRVVPHGFLSTSTPLHDWPALGEKIANTPELKAFAPYIEGQGLLSYAGNVKPIQIEGIDPQYESAISVVNQFMLVGDMAELKPGEYGIVMGSLIARFLGVTTGDKVSVTLPQVSVTPAGIFPRAKRFTLVGVFEAGAQVDQYLTLIHIDDAKTLFRTGGAVDGLHLKFDDIYHAPEAVQALARRLGSGYVAKDWSQTQGSLFQAVKMEKTVVGLMLGIIIAVAAFNIVTSLIMMVAEKRGDIAVLRTLGMSRWDIIRIFMAQGVILGLAGIAIGAVFGVVTAVWLPEAMQLIESLTGFQLFDPNVYFVAYLPSQWQWQDTVLVCAMAVVVAVLATIYPAFRASQIEPAEALRYDL
- a CDS encoding PilZ domain-containing protein, which codes for MVEKAQKMTELTQKQADQGSREKRDFFRISHDVIFDHKVVDAYTAEHDSPEILFDDAVSLGIINELRRLDRDASQTLRALSEKNRLIGDYLQIVNSKIDLLARHALFHQTEKAREKPKTRINLSEDGLAFIVERALYKGNYLAIRMIFLPNYVPVVVFAKVIRCEAKGDQYQVAARFHRISDKDRQELSRQILRAQISQKQAP